A region of the Mangifera indica cultivar Alphonso chromosome 10, CATAS_Mindica_2.1, whole genome shotgun sequence genome:
taaGTAAATAAACATACAAACATATTGATACTAACTTACATATATTaatgtgattgagtgatatgATGCTTTGTtatatcttcaatttaaaattatataaaacacatCAATTTGCATATATAAGTTTATAAGAGAAACTAATAAATATAGCATTATTATAAGTATTCTAACTGTTTGACTAATGGTCTTAAAACAAcctaaaaataacatttgatgttatgtttaaaaattgttttgaaataaCCTATCATGGGTAGACAATTGGTTAAAATGTGAAATCTCAAAGTGAATCtaactcaactcatttttttgtacatgtagtattactcattaattaattaacaatcactagtattaatattttgttaaattctttGATGTGTTTCCGGAATGTTGGAGGTACATTTTTGCTATCGAGAGAGTTTTGGCATGTTGGAGGGAAGACTATTTTTCAAGGAATCACTTTGATCCTCATTCTTTTTTCTGTCGTTATAAGCAAAAGAATATAGGGGAGTTAAATTGTCCTAAATTAAAGAACGTTGGTACCGAAATGAATGAGTTTGGAATATTCAATTTAGCTCTTCAGTCTCGTATTGTGTACTTGAGGAGAGATTTTGGCAAGAGGTCTCTCTACGGTTTCAGATGGGGCCTGCAAGCTCTCAGGTCTGTGCGTTTCAATacatttatcattattttaacattatttaattatataacaacacATTTACCTTTATGTTTCATACCTGAAgcataaaatatcattaatcacTTTATTCTTTGTATTTAGTCAATTTCAACATTTAAGCTTAATTAATGTATTGAATGCAATCTTTTCTGCAGCTGTTTCGGCCAAAACCTGTTACCGAGTACATTTgtcttagaaaatatttttgtgatttCGATAATCATCTATTCCACGGTGCTGTTTGCCCTTTTTATCGGAAATGTGCAGGTTGGTAAATATTCTATTCATCTCAGTACACTTATGAATATGATTGCTGCcgctaaataaatttatgaaaacaatATTGGGCCGTATCAAGctatcactattttttttttttttctattgaaagcAATGAACTTTGTTTTTATTCTATCAAAGGgactgaaatttttttattattaattgaaagaatcaaatttttagatttttatataaaataaattaaatttttaattgaacaaACACAATtagtattgtttattttatcttgttttataAACAAAGTAATTAATGTAATATATTTAACGAGAGAGTAAAAATTTAGTCTTTCTAATGGTTCGATTTGAAAGTctaattcttttaataataaaatttgaaaattcaacttCCATTTGTGTTCTTAATTGGAAATATGCAAGATAGTAAATGATCTGCTTTATTTCAATATGTTTAAGCATTAAATGTCGTATAGTGGTTATAtgaattataaggggttaaaagAATTTAGGAAGTGCAGATTTTTTAAAGgtaaatttttcaagaaaatttgtGTGTCACCAGAtataattgtttgtttgttatttttttggtaatagATTTTACACgtaaatacttatatatttattgagtatttcatcattgttgttgtttattttctcTGTGTTTTgtaacattaaatatatttatttatttttaaattatgctttCTAAATAGACATATCTACAATCCAATGGCGAAGaaccaaaatatataatcaacagaTTGAGGATGGAAGATTGCTTACAACGCTTGAAAAATGTGAGTgtttttttgtatgttttctCGTCTCTAATTTAagatcattcaatcacataataacacgtTATTGTTAGTATACAAATTAACAATCATTTTTGGTGCACCTAATTTCATTATTATGATTAACACTAACATTTAGAAAACCTTATTACATGCAACTCTATTGACTATAAggcaaaaattattaaatttttattcgaatttgcAAGCATTGGTTAGATGTTGGATGTACTCTCATCCTTGTTCTTGAATGCATATGTATCAAGGTACAAGTGTTAAACGATTGGGAAGATTCAAAATTGGACGAGTTGTGTCGTCGTATCAAGCCAGTTTCATATGGCAAAGGCACTCTTATTGTTCGGAAGAATGAACCGATCAGTGAAGTTCTCTTTGTGTTGAAAGGAAATCTATGGACAGGCACCTCGACTGCCACTGATCATGGCAATGGCGGCAATGTTGAAACCTTTGGGAAAGAACTTGTCCTTTGGATTCGGGATCACCCTCAATCATTCAGCCTGCCAATCTCATCATCAACTGTTAAAGCGGTTGAGAATGTGGAAGCCTTCGCTCTTACAGCTGAGGACTTGAAATACGTGTGGGTTAATATCCAAAACAACCATTAGGATGACCACCAGATCAATCCTCCAGAGATGttttcagtttcaaattttttaggtaTGAGATATGGAActgttagaatatatttgaatatatttcaaatatattacttatcatAAATATACGATCTGTATTTCTAGTTAATGTTTTTAGAACAGAATCGGATATTGATCTCATGAAGGAGGCAATCTAATTCAATCAGTGGTCAAATAGATTGACTAATGGTC
Encoded here:
- the LOC123226753 gene encoding protein CNGC15b-like, whose protein sequence is MEDCLQRLKNVQVLNDWEDSKLDELCRRIKPVSYGKGTLIVRKNEPISEVLFVLKGNLWTGTSTATDHGNGGNVETFGKELVLWIRDHPQSFSLPISSSTVKAVENVEAFALTAEDLKYVWVNIQNNH